A DNA window from Drosophila pseudoobscura strain MV-25-SWS-2005 chromosome 2, UCI_Dpse_MV25, whole genome shotgun sequence contains the following coding sequences:
- the Dpm3 gene encoding dolichol-phosphate mannosyltransferase subunit 3: MTNLQRWLFYATLFAVPYLSVVLGTVQTQFTIKYLLHIQLLPLLLLVLFGLYSVWTVLYRTFTFNDCPEAAKELQAEILEARKDLIAKGFRFRD, translated from the exons atGACGAACCTTCAACGCTGGCTTTTTTACGCAACGCTCTTCGCAGTGCCCTACCTCTCTGTAGTGCTGGGCACAGTGCAAACGCAGTTTACGATCAAATATCTGCTGCACATTcagctgttgccgctgctgctgctggttctctTTGGC CTATACTCCGTGTGGACTGTGCTGTACCGGACATTTACCTTCAACGATTGCCCCGAGGCGGCAAAGGAACTGCAGGCTGAGATTCTAGAGGCCCGCAAAGATTTGATTGCCAAGGGATTTCGGTTTCGCGACTGA
- the Ccm3 gene encoding programmed cell death protein 10: MTMGEREPTSSLVLPVILRPIFSQLERRDVGAAQSLRSAILKSEQNNPGFCYDLVATIVRRADLNVNLNEAVLRLQGNITEADLNEYRLTRTEEPFQELNRKSVALKVILSRIPDEINDRKTFLETIKEIASAIKKLLDVVNEIGSFIPGVTGKQAVEQRKKEFVKYSKKFSTTLKEYFKEGQPNAVFISALFLIRQTNQIMLTVKSKCE; this comes from the exons ATGACCATGGGCGAGCGTGAGCCAACTTCGTCTCTCGTTCTGCCCGTTATACTGCGGCCTATTTTCTCACAG CTGGAGCGACGCGATGTTGGCGCAGCTCAATCTCTGCGCTCGGCCATACTTAAATCGGAGCAGAACAATCCGGGGTTTTGCTACGACCTCGTTGCGACGATCGTGCGACGTGCTGATCTAAATGTCAACCTGAATGAGGCCGTCTTGCGATTGCAGGGCAACATTACAGAAGCAGACC TTAATGAATACCGCTTGACACGCACCGAGGAGCCCTTCCAGGAGCTGAACCGCAAGTCAGTGGCCCTCAAGGTGATCCTCAGTCGCATACCCGACGAGATTAACGATAGGAAGACCTTTCTGGAGACCATTAA GGAAATCGCCAGCGCCATAAAGAAATTGCTCGATGTGGTCAACGAGATCGGCTCGTTCATACCGGGCGTTACGGGCAAGCAGGCTGTGGAGCAGCGGAAGAAAGAGTTTGTCAAATATTCCAAGAAGTTCAGCACAACGCTGAAGGAGTACTTCAAAGAAGGACA ACCGAATGCAGTATTCATAAGTGCACTTTTTCTAATACGGCAAACGAATCAAATAATGCTGACAGTTAAGAGCAAATGCGAGtag
- the LOC6897127 gene encoding coiled-coil domain-containing protein 149 isoform X2 — METFSMDLDLDLDVAGASGGAVSQYELSYGDHMDTYNVETSAVHRKLQSKVEALRILRLELEQFRVERDQYKLMAETLQLRYSALKHNSELVTVGGNGCGPLSQNSSLAALLHETREQNLKLNTEVEGLKQRLNEIQGDMELLRETEATNKARVQAMASENAARNKEELQWRRERANFICHLENLKKKNAQLAFDFKAIIDEKEELITERDAYKCKAHRLNHELFVALRAKKTHPKLLDIDGVLLENKYLHERVKIQEGELDLTKQSISKYKSMLDAKRKKGIVKLGGGTSTNDETILSPRQVKTILESGIDLPQKTETIHDLKSLCLALLDNLNDKNLALTHQKKTNKILAGKMTDLEQRWQQLLAGDADSADADQEDDEDYGYAPSQLLLNGYCAAMVDDIDISSIPSSAPDNAGGTLTPEPEEHNKHKPSDCNGIETLQHSDDGLSSLSAESVDSSVYEVDVQREDFHKSSSATTDSGNCGFGTRSNGTPRISSAVARERMEDLKDLPPHLATLVQKALHELDLRDYEALVTIRAENVASIIH; from the exons ATGGAGACATTCAGcatggacttggacttggacttggatgTGGCCGGCGCCAGTGGAGGAGCAGTCAGCCAATACGAGCTCTCCTACGGAGACCATATGGACACGTACAACGTTGAG ACCTCCGCCGTTCATCGTAAGCTGCAGAGCAAAGTAGAGGCATTGAGGATACTgcggctggagctggagcaatTCCGCGTGGAACGGGATCAGTATAAGCTGATGGCAGAGACCCTGCAGCTGCGCTACTCTGCCCTGAAACACAATAGCGAACTCGTGACCGTGGGCGGCAACGGATGCGGCCCCCTCAGCCAGAACTCGAGTCTTGCTGCACTGCTACACGAGACCCGGGAGCAGAACCTCAAACTAAACACCGAAGTGGAGGGCTTGAAGCAGCGGCTGAACGAGATTCAGGGAGACATGGAGCTGCTGCGTGAGACAGAAGCCACCAACAAGGCTCGGGTGCAGGCCATGGCCAGCGAGAATGCGGCACGCAACAAAGAGGAGCTGCAATGGAGGCGGGAGCGGGCCAACTTCATTTGCCATCTGGAGAATCTGAAGAAGAAAAACGCGCAGCTGGCGTTTGATTTCAAGGCGATCATTGACGAAAAGGAGGAACTGATTACAGAGCGGGATGCGTACAAGTGCAAGGCGCATCGCCTAAATCACGAACTATTTGTGGCCCTCAGGGCCAAGAAAACGCATCCCAAG CTGCTCGATATTGATGGCGTATTGTTGGAGAACAAGTACCTGCATGAACGTGTTAAAATCCAGGAGGGCGAGCTGGATCTAACCAAACAGAGCATTTCCAAATATAAG TCCATGTTAGATGCGAAGCGCAAAAAAGGAATTGTGAAACTTGGCGGCGGCACCAGCACAAACGACGAAACCATATTGAGCCCCAGGCAGG TTAAGACAATTCTGGAAAGCGGCATTGATTTGCCACAGAAAACGGAGACCATACATGACCTGAAATCCTTGTGCTTGGCATTACTCGATAACCTGAACGACAAGAACCTGGCTCTAACGCATCAGAAAAAGACCAACAA AATACTCGCTGGTAAAATGACAGACTTGGAGCAACGCTGGCAGCAACTCCTGGCCGGGGATGCAGATAGTGCTGATGCGGATCAGGAGGATGATGAGGATTACGGCTATGCCCCCTCGCAGCTCCTGCTCAATGGCTACTGCGCCGCTATGGTTGATGACATAGACATTAGCAGCATTCCGTCCAGTGCTCCAGATAATGCTGGCGGCACTCTGACTCCGGAACCGGAGGAACACAACAAGCACAAACCAAGTGACTGCAATGGGATCGAGACGCTGCAGCATTCTGACGATGGCTTGTCATCGCTGTCAGCTGAATCGGTGGACTCATCCGTCTACGAAGTGGATGTGCAGAGGGAGGACTTCCATAAATCATCGTCGGCCACCACAGACTCCGGCAACTGTGGCTTTGGCACCCGCAGCAATGGTACGCCGCGCATTTCCAGCGCTGTGGCCCGAGAGCGAATGGAAGATCTTAAGGACTTGCCACCGCATTTGGCCACCTTGGTGCAGAAGGCACTGCATGAGCTAGACCTGCGCGATTACGAGGCATTGGTCACTATAAGAGCAGAGAATGTGGCCTCTATTATCCATTAG
- the LOC6897127 gene encoding coiled-coil domain-containing protein 149 isoform X1, with protein MLSINSIWSIHFGALSACADSLDLYSQCQTLAKPMETFSMDLDLDLDVAGASGGAVSQYELSYGDHMDTYNVETSAVHRKLQSKVEALRILRLELEQFRVERDQYKLMAETLQLRYSALKHNSELVTVGGNGCGPLSQNSSLAALLHETREQNLKLNTEVEGLKQRLNEIQGDMELLRETEATNKARVQAMASENAARNKEELQWRRERANFICHLENLKKKNAQLAFDFKAIIDEKEELITERDAYKCKAHRLNHELFVALRAKKTHPKLLDIDGVLLENKYLHERVKIQEGELDLTKQSISKYKSMLDAKRKKGIVKLGGGTSTNDETILSPRQVKTILESGIDLPQKTETIHDLKSLCLALLDNLNDKNLALTHQKKTNKILAGKMTDLEQRWQQLLAGDADSADADQEDDEDYGYAPSQLLLNGYCAAMVDDIDISSIPSSAPDNAGGTLTPEPEEHNKHKPSDCNGIETLQHSDDGLSSLSAESVDSSVYEVDVQREDFHKSSSATTDSGNCGFGTRSNGTPRISSAVARERMEDLKDLPPHLATLVQKALHELDLRDYEALVTIRAENVASIIH; from the exons ATGTTATCGATAAACAGCATATGGAGCATACATTTTGGCGCTTTAAGCGCATGCGCAG ACAGCCTCGACTTGTATAGTCAATGTCAGACACTTGCAAAACCTATGGAGACATTCAGcatggacttggacttggacttggatgTGGCCGGCGCCAGTGGAGGAGCAGTCAGCCAATACGAGCTCTCCTACGGAGACCATATGGACACGTACAACGTTGAG ACCTCCGCCGTTCATCGTAAGCTGCAGAGCAAAGTAGAGGCATTGAGGATACTgcggctggagctggagcaatTCCGCGTGGAACGGGATCAGTATAAGCTGATGGCAGAGACCCTGCAGCTGCGCTACTCTGCCCTGAAACACAATAGCGAACTCGTGACCGTGGGCGGCAACGGATGCGGCCCCCTCAGCCAGAACTCGAGTCTTGCTGCACTGCTACACGAGACCCGGGAGCAGAACCTCAAACTAAACACCGAAGTGGAGGGCTTGAAGCAGCGGCTGAACGAGATTCAGGGAGACATGGAGCTGCTGCGTGAGACAGAAGCCACCAACAAGGCTCGGGTGCAGGCCATGGCCAGCGAGAATGCGGCACGCAACAAAGAGGAGCTGCAATGGAGGCGGGAGCGGGCCAACTTCATTTGCCATCTGGAGAATCTGAAGAAGAAAAACGCGCAGCTGGCGTTTGATTTCAAGGCGATCATTGACGAAAAGGAGGAACTGATTACAGAGCGGGATGCGTACAAGTGCAAGGCGCATCGCCTAAATCACGAACTATTTGTGGCCCTCAGGGCCAAGAAAACGCATCCCAAG CTGCTCGATATTGATGGCGTATTGTTGGAGAACAAGTACCTGCATGAACGTGTTAAAATCCAGGAGGGCGAGCTGGATCTAACCAAACAGAGCATTTCCAAATATAAG TCCATGTTAGATGCGAAGCGCAAAAAAGGAATTGTGAAACTTGGCGGCGGCACCAGCACAAACGACGAAACCATATTGAGCCCCAGGCAGG TTAAGACAATTCTGGAAAGCGGCATTGATTTGCCACAGAAAACGGAGACCATACATGACCTGAAATCCTTGTGCTTGGCATTACTCGATAACCTGAACGACAAGAACCTGGCTCTAACGCATCAGAAAAAGACCAACAA AATACTCGCTGGTAAAATGACAGACTTGGAGCAACGCTGGCAGCAACTCCTGGCCGGGGATGCAGATAGTGCTGATGCGGATCAGGAGGATGATGAGGATTACGGCTATGCCCCCTCGCAGCTCCTGCTCAATGGCTACTGCGCCGCTATGGTTGATGACATAGACATTAGCAGCATTCCGTCCAGTGCTCCAGATAATGCTGGCGGCACTCTGACTCCGGAACCGGAGGAACACAACAAGCACAAACCAAGTGACTGCAATGGGATCGAGACGCTGCAGCATTCTGACGATGGCTTGTCATCGCTGTCAGCTGAATCGGTGGACTCATCCGTCTACGAAGTGGATGTGCAGAGGGAGGACTTCCATAAATCATCGTCGGCCACCACAGACTCCGGCAACTGTGGCTTTGGCACCCGCAGCAATGGTACGCCGCGCATTTCCAGCGCTGTGGCCCGAGAGCGAATGGAAGATCTTAAGGACTTGCCACCGCATTTGGCCACCTTGGTGCAGAAGGCACTGCATGAGCTAGACCTGCGCGATTACGAGGCATTGGTCACTATAAGAGCAGAGAATGTGGCCTCTATTATCCATTAG